The following coding sequences lie in one Apium graveolens cultivar Ventura chromosome 1, ASM990537v1, whole genome shotgun sequence genomic window:
- the LOC141674529 gene encoding DELLA protein GAI1-like: MKRDHPSFSNCTGGTSSSSPGKTKMPWNDCEQQDAGVDELLAVLGYKVKSSDMNDVAEKLQHLEQAMGQADGVSQLGSETVHYNPSDLNSWLESMIVELNPQQPDPFSELTAGSNIIFDDSDYDLKVIPGKAVYPNPNQNRPVCKKQKTVTAVPLQAVAVATTPPVPIGSGSWQVSSVESQPVQVLIDSQENGVRLVHTLMACAEAVQGNNFKLAEALVKQIGFLAVSQIGAMRKVATYFAEALARRIYRLYPQNSQDSAFTDMLQMHFYETCPYLKFAHFTANQAILEAFADKKMVHVIDFSMKQGMQWPALMQALALRPSGPPSFRLTGIGPPSHDGTDHLQEVGWKLAQFAETIHVKFEYRGFVANTLADLDASMLDLREGETVAVNSVFELHQLLARPGGIEKVMSAVAEMKPEIVTVVEQEANHNGPVFLDRFTESLHYYSTLFDSLESCGNGSGGVDGAEIVSNQDKVMSEVFLGRQICNIVACEGVDRVERHEQLTQWTDRFNSAGFEPVHLGSNAFKQASMLLALFAGGDGYRVEEHEGCLMLGWHTRPLITTSAWKLSG, translated from the coding sequence ATGAAAAGAGACCACCCCAGCTTCTCTAATTGCACTGGAGGCACATCATCTTCATCTCCTGGAAAGACCAAAATGCCCTGGAATGACTGCGAACAACAAGATGCCGGAGTCGACGAGCTTTTGGCTGTTCTTGGTTACAAAGTTAAGTCATCTGATATGAATGATGTGGCTGAGAAGCTACAGCATCTTGAACAAGCCATGGGACAAGCTGATGGGGTTTCACAGCTTGGGTCTGAGACTGTTCATTATAATCCTTCAGATTTGAATTCCTGGCTGGAATCTATGATTGTTGAACTCAACCCGCAACAACCTGATCCTTTCTCCGAGTTAACGGCCGGGAGTAACATAATTTTCGACGACTCGGATTATGATCTTAAGGTTATTCCTGGTAAAGCTGTGTATCCCAATCCAAATCAAAATCGCCCCGTTTGTAAAAAACAGAAGACTGTAACTGCTGTTCCATTACAGGCGGTTGCGGTTGCGACGACTCCGCCTGTGCCTATTGGTTCGGGTTCGTGGCAGGTTTCGAGCGTCGAAAGTCAACCAGTACAAGTGCTTATTGATTCACAGGAGAACGGTGTGAGATTGGTGCACACGCTGATGGCGTGTGCGGAGGCTGTTCAGGGGAATAATTTCAAGTTAGCGGAAGCGCTTGTGAAACAGATTGGTTTTCTCGCTGTTTCGCAGATTGGTGCCATGAGGAAAGTTGCTACTTATTTCGCTGAGGCGTTAGCTAGAAGGATATATAGATTGTATCCGCAGAATTCTCAGGACTCTGCTTTTACAGATATGTTGCAAATGCATTTTTATGAGACTTGTCCTTATTTGAAGTTTGCGCATTTTACCGCTAATCAGGCTATACTTGAGGCGTTTGCGGATAAGAAGATGGTTCATGTGATTGACTTTAGTATGAAACAAGGGATGCAATGGCCGGCTTTGATGCAAGCTTTGGCTTTGAGGCCGAGCGGGCCTCCGAGTTTTAGGTTGACTGGAATTGGGCCGCCGAGTCATGATGGTACGGATCATTTACAGGAAGTGGGATGGAAATTAGCTCAGTTTGCGGAAACGATTCATGTTAAGTTTGAGTATAGGGGGTTTGTGGCCAATACTTTAGCTGATCTTGATGCTTCTATGCTTGATCTTAGGGAGGGTGAGACTGTTGCGGTTAATTCGGTTTTCGAGTTGCATCAGCTTTTGGCAAGGCCCGGGGGAATTGAGAAAGTGATGTCAGCTGTTGCGGAAATGAAACCTGAGATTGTAACGGTTGTGGAGCAAGAAGCCAATCATAATGGACCCGTTTTCTTGGACCGTTTTACTGAATCGTTACATTATTATTCGACCTTGTTTGATTCGTTGGAGAGTTGTGGTAACGGAAGTGGTGGTGTTGATGGTGCTGAAATTGTGAGTAATCAAGACAAGGTGATGTCGGAAGTGTTTTTAGGAAGGCAGATCTGTAATATTGTGGCTTGTGAAGGTGTTGACCGAGTTGAGAGACACGAACAGTTAACTCAATGGACGGATCGGTTCAATTCAGCCGGGTTTGAACCGGTTCATTTGGGGTCTAATGCGTTCAAGCAAGCTAGTATGTTGTTAGCTCTTTTTGCTGGTGGGGATGGATACAGGGTGGAGGAACATGAAGGTTGTTTGATGTTGGGATGGCACACAAGGCCTCTCATTACCACCTCGGCCTGGAAACTTAGTGGTTGA
- the LOC141674535 gene encoding uncharacterized protein LOC141674535 yields the protein MEDKVNSIDSTHIDESEASNSNNHGWQKVTYAKKHRKQKPDAKKSEAAGEKIRSGGSVFTSLEKQAEERRRRIEAQKAAIFDGDDGEAVKGRSAKKSDGESDGEVVVNGAAVEEKKKVKVKKVKKPKITVAEAAANIDADDLAAFLADISVSYEAQQDIQMMRFADYFGRAFSSVSGSQFPWSKLFRESTIGKIVDVPVSHISEAVYKTSADWISQRSTESLGSCVLWSLDSIFADLASQQPSGKSAKKAVQQASSKSQVAIFSVLAMVLRRKPDVLVSLCSVLNENSKYKGQDKLPVIVWVVAQACQGDLAVGLYLWSHLVLPIVGGKQGSNPQTRDLVLQLVERILSAPKARSILVNGAVRKGERLMPPSALDLLLRVTFPTSSSRVKATERFEAIYPILKEVALAGVPGSKAMKQVSQQIMTISAKAAGEGIPELSREATNIFIWCLTQHPDCYKQWDNIYMDNLDVSVAALRKLTEDWRQLSVKQSSLEGLGDTLKSFRQKNEKALTDGLEHAEQILIKNADKYCKWLLGRVSRGHGCMKGFAFVVIALGVGAAVFSPNLESLDWKELSALFSQYSV from the exons ATGGAGGACAAAGTGAATTCGATTGATTCAACTCACATTGACGAATCAGAAGCTTCGAATTCGAACAATCACGGCTGGCAGAAAGTGACGTACGCGAAGAAACATCGCAAGCAGAAGCCGGACGCGAAGAAATCGGAGGCCGCCGGCGAAAAAATCAGATCCGGCGGGAGTGTGTTCACGTCGCTGGAGAAGCAGGCGGAGGAGCGGCGGAGGAGAATCGAGGCGCAGAAAGCGGCGATCTTTGACGGTGATGATGGCGAGGCGGTGAAGGGGAGATCGGCGAAAAAGTCGGACGGCGAGAGCGACGGAGAGGTTGTTGTAAATGGAGCGGCGGTGGAGGAGAAGAAGAAAGTAAAggtgaagaaagtgaagaagccGAAAATTACTGTGGCGGAGGCGGCGGCGAATATCGATGCGGATGATTTAGCTGCATTTCTTGCCGATATATCG GTGTCATATGAAGCTCAGCAGGATATACAGATGATGCGATTTGCGGATTATTTTGGTAGGGCATTTTCGAGTGTGAGCGGTTCTCAGTTTCCGTGGAGCAAGTTGTTTCGAGAGTCCACTATTGGGAAGATAGTAGAT GTTCCGGTCTCTCACATATCTGAAGCTGTTTATAAGACATCGGCTGACTGGATCAGTCAGCGGTCGACTGAGTCTCTTGGTTCCTGTGTATTGTGGTCTTTAGATAGCATCTTTGCTGATCTAGCCAGCCAACAACCCAGCGGTAAGAGTGCCAAGAAAGCCGTGCAACAAGCATCTTCTAAGTCTCAG GTTGCAATTTTCTCAGTCCTAGCAATGGTGTTGCGAAGGAAGCCTGATGTTCTTGTCAGTTTATGTTCGGTGCTCAATGAGAATTCAAAGTATAAAGGACAAGACAAGCTTCCGGTGATTGTGTGGGTGGTAGCTCAG GCCTGTCAAGGAGATCTTGCGGTAGGGTTATACTTGTGGTCACATCTTGTCTTGCCTATAGTTGGTGGGAAACAAGGCTCTAATCCACAAACAAGGGACTTGGTTTTACAGTTAGTGGAAAG AATTTTGTCTGCCCCGAAAGCTCGTAGTATTTTAGTAAACGGCGCTGTAAGAAAGGGGGAGCGATTGATGCCACCTTCAGCACTTGATTTGTTGTTGCGAGTAACATTCCCAACATCATCATCTAGAGTCAAG GCCACTGAAAGGTTTGAGGCCATATACCCCATCCTCAAAGAGGTGGCCCTTGCTGGAGTCCCTGGAAGCAAGGCAATGAAACAAGTTTCTCAGCAAATAATGACAATTTCTGCGAAAGCAGCAGGGGAAG GCATTCCTGAACTGTCTAGAGAAGCAACAAACATCTTTATCTGGTGTTTGACTCAACACCCTGATTGCTACAAGCAATGG GACAACATCTATATGGATAATCTAGATGTGAGTGTTGCTGCTTTGAGAAAGCTTACTGAGGACTGGAGGCAGCTCTCTGTCAAACAATCTTCTCTCGAGGGTCTGGGGGACACACTCAAGAGTTTTAGACAAAAG AATGAGAAAGCATTAACAGATGGACTAGAACATGCTGAGCAAATACTCATCAAGAATGCAGATAAGTATTGCAAGTGGTTACTCGGAAGGGTCTCACGTGGTCATGGATGCATGAAAGGTTTTGCTTTTGTTGTCATCGCACTTGGTGTTGGTGCTGCTGTTTTCTCCCCGAACTTGGAGTCGTTAGATTGGAAGGAACTTTCGGCACTCTTCAGTCAATACTCCGTGTGA